CCAAACCCAGCGTTCCTTCTGCCGCGAGGCGTTCACACAACACCCCAAATCCTGCAGGAAATGTCGACACAAAGATATCAGAAAGCGGCGGACGCGGAGGTGGGAGATGGCAAGTCCCCAGGTCACCACCACAGCAAGGCACCCTTTGGAGAAGGATCACACCAGACCATGGGAGAGGAAACCCAAGCAGGAGTCTCTCCACCACACAGCATCTCTAGCAAACTCTGGGTTTTTAtagaaaatccatttttctcaCCTAATATGCCCAGCCAGCTTCTACCAGTGCCTTGCAAAGGGTGAAACCACCTACTCCTGCCGAAATCAGCCCCGCCAGCACAGCTGGGGTCCAAGCCACCGTGCAACACGGCTCATCTCCCATATTTTTTAGGTGCACCCAcatccaaaaaagaaaaccagccctCTGAGAAACCTCCCAATTCACGGAAAAATCTGATCCCCGACTACTTCTGATCACATCCTGCTGGTACAGACATGGTCCCTGGAGCTGGGAGACAGAGAGCACTGCGCCTAGGAAGGAGATTGCGTTGTCCCGAGATTAATTAACACGCTGTCAGAACGACCGCTGGGATTTCAGAGGTTGGATGTTGCCCTCCTTGAGCTTCAGGTGGAAAGGGATAAAAAGAAGCTGAAGTTGGAAAGCAAGCCAAGCCCTGCACCGGAACAAGAGGATGGTCGATGTCCTCGTTTTAAGGGGCACAAGGGTGGTCGGAGATGCCAGGCGGCTCCCCTGGTACCCAAACCCTCCTTGCTTGGAACCAGCCTCTTCACATCTCACCTGCCTCTGGACACCGGGGACAATTAAATGACACTTCGTCACCCCCTCGCTTGAGTACAACGGGCTGGGTTTATACCCAGTTTGAAGGAGAAGAGGGCACAAAGCAGAGCGATGCCGGGCATTTAAAAAGAGCTGAAGGATTTTCATGGTGCTgtggcttttaaaatttgttgcTATTTCAACAACAACCATGTTCATGGTTTGGTTTCTGCCCAAAGCTGAAGCCTCTCTGGTTTGGTGCTGTAGGAGTAAATAAGAAGGGGGGTGATATGGGACCACCTCCCCTCTCTGAGCTATGGGAATTGCAGACAGAAGAGACAAAAACAGGATTCTGAGGAATTAAAGGCCATGTTTTCCCATGCATTTTCCTTCCCAGCAGAACTTTAACATTTAGGTCTCTTTCTTAATTAGCCCAGTTATGTGGCCATGTAATTGCTTCCAGGAGtggctccctcccctcctgcctggcctaaATATCCCTCCTGGtatgaagaaaacatttatttcaggtcgaattatttttattttgattatgGCACCAGGTTTCAGGCCTATAAACACATGTGGTTACCAGCACAAGCAAAAAATTAACCGCTCGGGTGCCAGAGCCAGATCCAGCACCCCTGGGCTCGGTCCCCAGCTCTGCTGTTGGTGCCCAGGGGCTCATGGCAGggcccgtgcctcagtttccccatctgtaaagtGAACGCTTTGAGGTGTACTGGAAAGCCCGGTTTGGAcactttggttttcctttgctttgaatCACAAAGACCATCACACACAAGCCATTTCTACCCCATATAAAGCCAGACTAAAGGAGACGTGTGGCCACGTGGACACCTTGCCATTATTTCAGCTCTTTGTCCGAACTCACCCAACCTTCCAGTCTCGTTCCTAGAGAGGCATTAAAAGCAGCCTGGGGGAACACCCAAACCTGTGGGGTTTTCTCCAGCATGCTTATCCCCCTCATCTTCGACTGCCCACGAGGAATTAGCTGCTTTTCACGGTGTTCCCATCCCGGGGAGGGCTCTGACCGTGTCCCACGCCCTGAAAGCCCGCCCCACCAAAGGCAAGAATGCTCCCCGTAACTTGCCTCATCCTGCTCGTCCCTCTGTGCCAGTCCTCCCACGCGGCGAGCAGCCTGCCAGAACGGCTTTTCATAACCAAAGAGCTACGAAAACCCTGGCCCTTGTGCGGCTTTGCTTTAATCCCAccctgccacagccctgctgccccacggccagcAGCGCATCCCTGCCTCAGGAATCCACCCGCTCCCATGGGTGCTGGCTGGGTTTCCTCCCTGGAAACCAGGGATGCTCCACAGGCTCCTTGGGCTGGATCCTGGTTGTGGAGATCCTTGTTGGTTGGTTGTGCTGGCAACCGCCGGGCGTTCGGCCACCCAGCCCGGTCTGGTGGGCgaggaggggatgggacagaggatGCTAATGAAATGTTGAATCATAAAACTGCCGAAAGAGAAATTTTAGGAGAGTGAAATGGAAAGGCTGCTCTCACTGTCCTTCAGTGCAGCCTCTCGCTTTGGCTCTCGCTAAAATCCCGTCACTTGGTCTCACCGGAGAGAGGAACTGGGGGGGCAGAACCCTCCCCGAGTCACACTTCAGATCTGTTATCTGGCTGCGCGCGGCAGATTGAAGAGGGGAGGTTGTGCTCTGTGTTTgcaactgaaaatgaaatgtgataACATCTCCAGAGTGGAAAATTACAGAGGCTAAGAGCAAGTAAAGCCCATGGAGGTATGAACTGGGCTCCTGACGGAGCCAGAGCTGGTTGCCTCAGGGGGCTGCCTTTACCTCGCCACAGCAGGTCCAGGGCTCCTCTCTCCTGAACTCAAAAACATGGGGTTTAACTTATTCCTGCTGGAAATGCGTGCCAGGAGGAAACAATGGCACGGTGGACTCAGCATGCAAAAATCGGCACGGGACAGAAATGCGGGAATTTATTAGAGAAATCCATTTGGAGGGGAAGGGGTCAGAAGGATGCTCTTCCCTGCAGCACCCGCATTACTCTGCCCACCGCAGGCCCACCTCGGGAGGATGCTAAAGGAATTTTAGCAAAGCGGAGAAGAGCATCGCCGGCTGCAGGGCTGCCACCGCCTGCCTCTTACCTGGGTCATCTTGGCAAGGTCCAGCGAGGGCCGCTGTTCCTGGACCTCCTCTGGTCTCCGTCGCTTGACCCCCACCTTTTTGTCGTTCAGGACGCAGGGCTGTGAGCGGCTCCGGGAGAGCCCTCCGGCACGCCGCCCCAGCTCCGGCGTGGAGGCGGGCGTGCTGCTCGCTGAAGGTGGGCCATACTCCGAGGAGGAGAACCGGTCgtgggagcaggagagggacCTCTGCATGTCCACCCggtctcctccctgcctgccggTGGCTGCCGATTTCCTGGGCTGGCATCCCAGCCGGTTGCCGAGGGCGGGATGCTCGCCGGAGAGGGGGTTGGAGCGGGACGGCAGGCTGAAGCTGGAGCTCCTCTGCATGGTGGCGAAGCCGTTGGAGTAGCGTTGCACGCTCCCCCCGCTGTAACACCGCCGCTTCTCAACCGGGGTCCAAACCTTCGAGCCTAAAGGTCTCCAggaggtcccgcagccggacattTCATCGGAAAACGAGAGCGAGCGGCACTGGCGCTTGCTGGGGGGGGCCACGGGGTTGCCGTGGGGGTCGCTGAGGCTGAGGTCTTTGATGAGGTTGGTGACGGAGCAGGTGGTGGCCGTCTCCCTTGGCCAGCGCGAGCCCTCCTCGCCCTTGTCCGACAAGCAGTCCCAGATGCTGGTGCCCGGCTGCTCCAGCTGAAGTGGACATTTCCTGCTGAGATCTCTCCATCTGTCATTTTCTGgttgagaaaggagggaaaaaacacaacacacacacacacacaggcattAGCATTAATTAATTCTGCGATTTGCTTTCTACGTCCATAAACAAAAAGAGTAGCATATGGGATGTTTTCCAGGACAAATTAATTAACTCTTGGAATATGGTTTTCCGAACTGCCAGCAGAGCGGTTGCTGCAGCATAGATGGGGAGAGAGACAAAATGATAATCACAGTGGGAGCAAAACTGCTCAAAGAAGATAAAAACATGCCTTTGAATATCCAGATTGTACTAGCTAAGGGAAATGCAGCATTATAAAACAACGTGGCCATTGCCTTATCTCTTGTGCTAAATCGTGTCTCAGATGTGTGCCGCTTCTCCTGGGCTCCACAATTGATAAccgaatcatagaattgtccagcttggaagggacctttcagatcatcaagtccaaccatcaaccctaacactgacaaaaccaccactaacccatgtccctcagcaccacctctccctgtcttttaaatacctccagggatggtgactccaccattgctctgggcaacctgttccaatgcttgataaccctctcagtgtaaaaatttttcctaatatctatcctaaacctcccctggcacagcttgaggctgtttcctcttgttctatcagctgttacttgggagaaaagatcGACCCCCAAATTGCCCGAGAGGTTCACACAAACTGGAAGTGAAGAGCACAAAGCTCTTCTTCACTGCTGAGGTGAGATGGACAAAATACCAGCAAAGAGATCAGAGAGAGTGGTTGGGATGGTGCTACCAGAAAGGGGAGTGCACCCCGGGCATCGAGCTGCCCTTTGTGGCACAGAAATACCAACAGGTCATCAGAGCCTACGGGAAACCAAAAGCCATCCCAACACCCATTGGGCTGTCCTGCTCTCAGCCAAGTGCTATGAGAGTATTGTTCCATGAAGCCAATAAAACTGTATCCCTACTAAGGCTCTGAGCATCTctccaaaaccaacccaaagatACTTTCTCTAACAAAAGTCGATGCACACCATAAGCtctaagatcatagaatcacagaatggtttaggttggaagggaccttaaaccgTGGACCTTAAAGACCTTCTAGTCCCAACCCCCATGATAAACCTCCAGCGATTCTTTGCCAGATGCTGTTCTTAGGTCCCTGTTGTGAGGCTCATTTCCCGtctcccctctgtcccccaaATGCGGGACCACCTGGGTGCTGTGGCCAGGTGCTCCCCTGCCCAGTTACCCACAAGGAGAGGCAAGGTGCTGTGGGAACCAGGTACCCACACCCTGTTCTGCAGCGACCTGGGCTTAGCATCTCTTCGGGCTTGCCTTGAAAATCCCCGTTGTACCTTGCACAGCCAATTGTTTGCATTTCTGCACTAAACATAACATTGAAGCATTTATTTAAAGGAACATATCACTTAACAGGCTGGCTTTCTTTTCTGCCCCTCTCTTTCATTCAGCTTGTTTACATGGGAATTTGCTTCCTCCCCCTGCAAAGTTGGCTGGCATTAACAGCCTTCCAACGCAGCACAGCAGAAGAGGGTGGTTTCGGGGTCAGCATAAAGATCTCCCTTTTATCAGGTGGGTTTTGAGGTGCCTGGGTAAAACTCCAAGAAACCTGCATCTCCAAAGTCCACGGGCTGAAACGTATATGGCTGTGGAAGACTGCAAACCCGGCTACAGCTGCAGTCAGGAATCTCCCTGGTGACCGTGTCCAAAGAGAGGATGAAGGGTGACGATCTCATTCCCCGACACGGTCCCGCTGataataaaaggagaagaaaagcaaagcagcatcAAGGTCTGGCTCCCCGGTGCGGGCGAACGGGGCTCTCTGCAGATACGCTGTTGACGCTCAACAGGAAAACCATGGTAGGACAACCCCGGCGGCGGCTGCAATGGAAAAAAGTAATCACCCGACAGAGCTCCTCTGCTGACTGTTTGTGCCGCCGGCTGCTGTGAGCAGAGGCAAACCGTGCTGGCTAACCGTCGCTGTGAAGTTTTGGGTGATCGTATCTAAATCgtgcagtactttttttttagggCGTTTGGGGTTTTTCTACTCGGGCGACTGAAGGATGAACTACGAGCCATACCCAGCCCGCAGCTGTAGGTACCAGCCTGATAGGGGAGATGCAACGGTGCAGAACGCTTCCGACCAAGGCTCATTTTCAAGTCAGGAGGTCAGATTTTGGGGCCCCCTACACCATTTTTGGCCAGTTTTCCCATTTCTCCCTGCATCCAGCTGCCACCTTAACAGCTCCAGCCGCAaccagcctggctctgccctcAATAACCGCCCAGCATTTCAGCTCCCGCCATCCTCATTTTAATAAACACAATGAAAAGCGAGAAACCCGCGCTAAACAACTACATCTATGTTTAGATCTTTATTAtttccccccccgacccccccgttATTATGCTGCCAGCGGAGAGATTCCTTAGGTCAAGTCAgcagacaaaagaaacagaaatagaagcTGATTTTTCATGGCAAGCTGCCACCATCCTCCGACCGGAGACGTCACGCTGTACAAAAGGCCTTGGTGAGGAGGATACGGGACACCTTCCTCTTTCACCCCTCCTTCGGCACAAACAGCTATAAATCTTCCAaaccttgcaaaaaaaccccagtaatcaCACTTTTATCCCCAGCACCATCTTGGGGTTATTTGCTTTTCCCCTTGCACCGTGGGAGCTGGTTTTtttggcagggcagggaggggaccctggcacagcctgcccccCCCCGAGCTCCCCCGATCGGTCCCAAACTGCCGGATAACCCAGAAAATAGGTTTTTTCCAGTGCAAACAGAAAACAGTCCGCCCTGAAACAAATTGAAAATGGGGCAGTCTAAGGGCTGAGGGTGTAATTAAAGGACTTGGGAAAGCCTTATGGAGGAAAAACAGCTGGTTTTCGGTTCAATTTTTTAAGATGAAGATTCACATCCTGAGCACGCTGATAACGATAATTGCAGTGGAACCATTAATACCGCTGCAGTTAAGCGTGTATTAATTTTCTTACATTACAAACCTCAACTCTGTTTACCCCGAGGCAGTAATTTGTTCCAGCATAAAACCCACCATGAGAACCCCCCGGTTTGCGAGGGAGCTGCTTCGCTGGAAAACTCGCCTTTTCCTATTGGAAAAACGGTGGGAGAACATTTAGAACCAGAGCATGATGTAAGTGTGGCACGAGGGGCTCTTCCCCCGATTAAACAGGTCCTTCTTGGCTGTTAGCGTCCTCAGATGAAATAGCATCTTCCTTTTGGATTTTAACTTAAAACCGCAAAAATAAACACTTCGAGTCACTTGATGAGCACACCCAGCAAATTTCTTCCGAGACGTTTTAATCTGCAAATCTGCATTTCCAGGGTGAGGCAACGTGCCGTGAATTTTCTGGCATCTCTCTGGTTGTGAAATAGCCTTCCAGCTCCCCAGGACACAGAGGGGTGTTATCGGCAGCCTGGGGAGGACTGAATTTCTTGTCCTGCCCTTTCTGGCCGCGGCGGCAGGAGCCTAAAACCTCTTGCAAACCAGGCACGAAGCAGCAAGAAATTCAGACCGGCGCAAAGCAGCATTAAATTCAGGTTACAGCTGCCAGTGTCCAGGCTGCCCAGCCTCAGGGGGACCCAAACCTGAACTATTTCTGTTTTCCACTGCCCTGCCTAGCCTTGGGACAGTTTGATGGCCGTCGACCCCAGGGAGGATGGAGCAGCCCTGCCAGCGATGCTCCAGGAGAGAGATGTTGGGTGTCAAAGAGCCAGAGCACTCAGGGTACAGGTGAAGAGTGGCCGTCGCAGCATTTGCTCTCCACCCGAGGCTAGTGCCTTGCTGGCAGGACTTGCTGGGCTGGGTAAGTGGCAACAAGCCCCGGCATGTCCCAGGCTCTGGCTGCCAAGCCATCCTCACCTGGGTTATTTTCGCCCCCTCTCCTATTTTCAGGGACAAGCCAGAAGATGCCTGCATGCGAGCAGGGCTCAACCCACCCTGCGACCACCGAGATCCTGCTCAAACACCATCAGCACCACTATCTACTCCTAAATTTCCTTTCAGGCAAAACCAACCCATACAATGTCCATCTGTTCTCCTGTGCAACCTTCACGGCCTCAAACAAGCCCAGTGGTCCAGGGCATGAGGGCATGCGGGCTGAAGTCAAGTCCCAAAATCAAGGAGAGTGGTGTTGTCCTCCAGATACCCCCGAGAGCTTTGCACAGCATCCCCCTGGAGAACGGGCTCCATCCTCAGAGCATCCCAGCCAGGTTTCCAAATGCTGAGCTCCAGGTTTTGCAGGAGCATCACGCCAGGCACCTCGGCAGCTTTGGGATGGTCACAGGCTTTTTAAACGACTGCTGTGCTCCTCCGGTGACACAGAGTAAATTTTAATGTCCACATTCATAACCACAGAGAAGGGTGTAAAACCAAAACGCTGACACAACTTTAACTACAGCGACACAAATGTGCTGCTATAATATTTTTACAGTTCCTTTTTATACATAATGCATGATCCTTCTGCTCAAGTTTCCTCTACGTTCTTTTCCCGTGAAATAATTTACATTAATACATAATTTATTATGGCAACTTGTAAAGCAATTAGGGGTTTCAatcaatttttcttctcctttttggcaGATAAACTCTGTTTGGATCCTAACCCAAACACTTCTCTTCCCGCGGGTGCGCATCcaattccccttttttcccccacgTTGTCCAAGTCGAATTTCGGTCTCCCGATCTCCGTGCACAGGGGAAAAGGCAGCCTGCATTTTCCACTGCCCCCTGTTTATGTTCGAGAGATGATTTCTAAATGTGGAACAAATTTAATGGTTGTAATTAGCTGACGGCAGTGCCATAGAGCCTTCCCATCGCACAAATAAGATTAAAATATGATGCGCAGAGCTCTGCTtcatcaggaaaggaaaacaacagcCCCCAAACCTACCGCTGGAGAATAAACACACCAAGGGCACAGGGAAAAGGAAATTCCCCACCTCAACAGCAAAACGTGCCCTGCTCTTCAACGCGATCCcccagcgaggtctcccctctCCAGCTACGCCTCCTTGGCTTTCCctgagctgctttttctccttgcatATCGACTGTGCTTGAACATGCACCGAGATGTTGTTTCTGCACTGGTGGCTTTCCAAAAAAACACCGAAATCCCCGGGAAATTCAGAAAGAGAAGGCCTGCAAGCCCTGCATCGGGAGGTAGAGCAGCAGGCGGGTGCTTTCAGGATGCCATTGAGGGGCATCACCCCCCATGAACGtgccttcctcctctttgccTCCCGTTGGCTGCACTGTCAGTCCAAACTTCACTGTGTTAATTTATCTCGGTGCTCTCCACCGACAGGGGCTTGGCCCTTGGACCTGAAATATTCCCCCAGTTTCACATTCGGTGCCTTTATAACCATGGGACTTATTTAACATGTAGAGCAAGTTTTGATGCTGGATTGGTCTGTGATCCCAGCCCACGTTTGGAGACATCGAGAAGAGAATTTTTGAAACATGCCTAAAATTAAACCCAAGGCAACCGATGCCCTGGCATGCTGGAGAGCCTGGCTCCTCTTGACTGGGCATGACGAAGACCATTACATGACAGGCTGTGCTCAACGAGGTACGACTCAGTACCCTCAGAAGAGGGCAATTTGGCAGCCGAGGAAGACTAGCGCAGCACCACAAAGATGCAGAAGGCTTTGTAAAAGCTCTTAACGATGACTGAAAAGCTCTTAAGTTGCTTTTCAATTAGGCACAGACTCTTCATATGTGCTGAAGAGCTTGCCAGTGCCACAGCGCAAGACAAGACCATCTGATGGGGTGTCTTTGTTCCTCACTCATAGTtgacaggcaggagaaagggACCGGGTTGTCTCTACCCCTTCTTGACTCTGAAGCTTGTgactttcctctgaaaaaatcCAAATGCTTTCCATCTTCCCCTGCCCCTGGCAATGACTGGAGTTATCAGAGAGCTTGGGAAATATCTCCCCTCAATGCGTGTGCTCGGCTCCCATTAACACTAATGAGAGTTGTGTCCATGAAGAAAAGGGGAAGCCTCTTTGTCTCTAAAGTATTGGCTTTCGTACCAAGTAGCCTGGCTCAAACTTGACCTACAATTTTAATTGGGTTTTGAGACTTTGCCTAGTGCCTGCCCCCCCCCTTACAAAACCCAAAGAAGAGAATATAAAGGCACATCCTCCAGCACTATCAGGTTTTCAGGATCACCAACCAAGGCACCAATCCCCCATCAATTCCGGTGGCAGTTCAGCATAAAAATTGATAGCAAACTCTGATGTGAAAGGTATTAAACATCTTATACCATGGTTATTgtcaaaggctaaaaaaaaaaaagatgttttccttaTTATTTGAGGCCTGCCCAAACACTTTGTGCCAAGTTGTAGAACATTTTAGTGATAATGCTGATATTTATTACTTGCATCGTGCAAACAGTCAAGAGCCACGGCCATGGGCTGGATACTCAAACACAATCACAGACCCAAAATGCTTATAATCTCAACTGCAcgagttattttaaaaataagcagacaTATCAAAGCactgaggagggaggaggagacaagCAATTCCCTCAGCAATGGCAACGGGGCAGGACACCCACCTCTGAGAAGGAGGGTGGCACGGGCGTGATGGCCACTACTAGTGGGTGGTGGGGTgggtcctcctccatccccaccttGCAGGGCAGGTGGGTGGATGCTCACCCTGGGGTCTGCAGGGGAGCGTTTTTTGGAGAGATCCAGCTATTCAGGACATCCTCCCGCCCATGGCTATAAGGAAGCGGGAGCGGAGGTGGAGTAAATACGGACAGAAGTTTCTGTTACTTACCCATCACGCCACAAGAGAAGAGGGTAGGTCCTTGACTCATCTTTGGAGTGTGCTGCAAACAACCAGAAAAACTATTCACTTCTCGCAGACTCGACCAGGGCACCAGAAACCACCCTGCCTCCAGCCTTGGCAAAGCCACACGGCACCCGGTGGGGAGGAGAGCCTCGGGCACCCACCACAGTCCCCTTTCAGCAGGGACCAAGGGACAGACCTGGTCATCTTCCCTCAATGAAATCAAATTTAATTAAACACTGCAGAGAGTTGATGTCGAGGCCTGAGCTTGGAGATCATGATTCCTGCACCTAGTCCTTACGCACAGGAATAGCTGCAGTCAGGTCCCCACCTCTAGGACCCAAAATACCAGAGAAACTAAACCGGGAGCTGCAATTCAGCAGTAATTCTGGATTGggcaaggaagcagcagcagtggtATCTGAACCCCATCCAAGCCCATTAAGGCCTCCTGTCTAGGTACAAAGCAGctatttgggtatttttttttaaacatatattgtGTTTCTAAGGCAAAGTGTCCTCACCCCAGGACTTCTGGGGAGTCTGCGTTTGGATTGTGCTGATTTGCACTAAAAATAGGGGAAAATGCCAGTATATGGCtccaaaataatttttgattgtttttttccaagaattttCCTCTTGACAGTGTAAGAAACATCATCAGACTTCTAAAAATGGCCACGGACAGTTTTATATACAATAAATCAATATGTCATCTGCAGCTACATGCCATTTCAGCTATGTCTGCAAAAACACGCTTTCATACTAATTGTTCTTTTATTATCCCCCAAAATATCCATATTCTGCTCCTGAAGTGTCTTTCCTGGCAACACCATCCCCTCTGGCCGAGGCTTTACACCATCTGGGGGAAGCACCAGCATGACCTCCCTGCTCATCTGCGCTGCCATAGCTGTGTTTTAGCTGGCGTTAGGCCACCACGTTCACATCTTCTCTCCTGAGCCGTGCTTTACACGTTGCCTGCTCACATGACAATATTAATAACATACCGAAACGCCTGTACCTGCCTGTACGGAGCAATCCAACAAAAAGATCCCACTTCGTGTACAGCATATTGCAAATACTGAATATAGAGGGATGTGGAGGCTGAAAACAATGATGGGGTGCAGATGGGGAGAAGATACATCAGGGTTGGTCACCTTTTTTGAAGCACGTGCCACATTTCTAGGTGAAGTCAGGCTATTTCTGTCACCTTATGAAGGAGCAGGTTGAATTAATGTCCCCAACTTATGAAGTTGAAGGTACAATTAATGACCCCAGCTTATGAAGCAGGAGGTAGAATTAATCAGCGGACAGTGAGGGCAGGGAGTTGTCTCCAAAGAGTGGCCAAAGCGATGGACAAGCCCTGGAGAAGGCAGTGGCTGTGCCAGCCCCCATCTGCATGCCAGCCCCGGAGAGCAGCCACTGCctgcaaaggcaggagagagaggaaCGTCTTTAGATGACGTATGTCTCATATTGAGTGTAATTACCATTTCGTAAGAGTTTCATCTAACACCAACTTGGGAACTGAACCAAATGAGCCCGTCGAGCGTTGGTGGGCAATACTGTCTCACAGCTTGGACATTTATTTCCT
The window above is part of the Numenius arquata chromosome 15, bNumArq3.hap1.1, whole genome shotgun sequence genome. Proteins encoded here:
- the FAM53B gene encoding protein FAM53B, which encodes MVMILTKTRENKGADSVTCRTELHTPKMSQGPTLFSCGVMENDRWRDLSRKCPLQLEQPGTSIWDCLSDKGEEGSRWPRETATTCSVTNLIKDLSLSDPHGNPVAPPSKRQCRSLSFSDEMSGCGTSWRPLGSKVWTPVEKRRCYSGGSVQRYSNGFATMQRSSSFSLPSRSNPLSGEHPALGNRLGCQPRKSAATGRQGGDRVDMQRSLSCSHDRFSSSEYGPPSASSTPASTPELGRRAGGLSRSRSQPCVLNDKKVGVKRRRPEEVQEQRPSLDLAKMTQNRQTFNSLTCLSAGAEEGSQRLPGPQPWTTAPRSPEVMPGRTPACTPVPEPSRSRPQERQASRDDLSCEEEEEGGGKEEDGRAWRSGGAGAESLFQLDGEIDIEQIENN